Sequence from the Phragmites australis chromosome 6, lpPhrAust1.1, whole genome shotgun sequence genome:
GACGAGAATAGTACAAAACACAATGAGTTGCAGCACTAACTGGTTCATAGTAATTCTTGCTCCACTTGTGTCTGCGATATTGTCTCACTGAACaagttattgataatttgaACACGAATGTTCCGAATATCGTCGTGAGAGAACTCGTCAATCAACTTAGTCCCCAAATCTCCACAATTATGTGTACCTGATCACAAAGACACCACAATCAACACTACAAAAACAAAGTTTCATAGACAAAAATTACTCACGTAAGCATTAAAATACATAAACTAACGGTAAATAGATATACGGAAAATAAGCCCCATCAAACTTACACAATGTTTTGCTTAGAGACATGTGAAAAACCAATATGGAACATGTGAAAAAGTATCTCAGCAACAACAAACTCATCCCGCACAAGTACGAAATGTGGCACCTTTTAATACCATAGAAATACACTAGTAAGATGTAACAAAAGAGACATAAAGGTACTACACATAAAGAAATAGAAGCAACCACTGggaataaagaaagaaaaagcggTAGAGAAAcacacaaacatgcatgcatgcgtgcacaTAGAGAGAGATCTATACACACTGGGAGCAAGGTAGAGGTGACATATGTATAGAGAGAGGTAGGGATAAGGATAGTTAcatagagaaagaaagagaaaacatAAAGGTAGAGACAggaagagatagagagaggagtTATATATAAACAGAGAGTTAGAGACGAAGATAGAAATAGAGATATAAAAAGAGATAAATAgtataaatagagaaaaatatatagagagagatagagagagggagagatacCTAGACacaaagatagaaaaatagAGACATAGAGAGGTAGAGACAGAGATAcatagagagaaaaaagaaaaacacgcAGAGAGAGGGGTAGCTATATATAAACAGAAAGTTAGGAATAGAGacatagatagatagatagtaGAGAAAGAGAAATAGAGAGTTAGAGACAGAGATACGTAGAGAAAGAGAGATTTAGAGAAACAAAGATGGAGAGAGAGCATCAATACACATACATATTtatagagatagagataaagagAGAGACATATTACACTCAAGAAAAGAGATTGAGCTTATTATAAACacacacgagagagagagagagactgcaCATATATCCGCACGTGTACATGGGTTTGCTTGGAGGAAACACATACAGGTATGCACGCACACAAAGCAAAGGGGGAGAGTTAAGATGCTCCCGCCGAGCAAAGATGTCCTACAAATTTAGATCTTGACATGCAATTTGGTCGACTTTAGCTTCCTGCTGAAGTTAGGTTAGCAAAGGTACCTCTAGCAAAGTCAGTACTGTTCATGGGATTAGTTATAAGAGGGAAATAAAAGCTTTTTAGCGTCCTTTTTAGATCAATGCAATCAACAGCCATAGCAATCCGTCGGCTATGGTGAGAGGAGGTGAGCAATTCAAGAGAGGTGCAGTGCAATGATAGAGAgtggaaaagagagagggagtaatcttttttttaaaaaataagagagaatttGCCGGTTGCTTTTCAACTAAGAGCGGGGCACGAGTTCTCTAGCCTCTTCCATAGGTTGCTGGTGCATATCCAAACCCGATAAATGAAAAAATCTATCGGAGGACAAATCAAGTAGCGCACAACTATCAAAGCATATTAGAAAGCCACAAATTAGACAGATTTTTTAGCACAAAATCCACCAATAGACAAATAGcaaaattctaaaataaattagatacaTAGTTCTTGCAAATTCTAGAAAAGGCGTCAAATGCAGTCAAATGCACAGCCATAAGCCGTACAAAAACTGCAGCTTCGGATGTACTACTGCTCTGATCAGCAAAAACGCACGTACAGCAGCCAGCAGCTCCTGATTAAACAATCAAGTGTTCGAGAAGAACGGGATTAATCAAAGTCAACCATCAATTACAGATAGTTTATAAAGTCGCACCCACGTACACATCCGTAGACTACACGGCACTGCAAGCTTGATCTTCCATCCTTGAGACCTTGACTCGACAGTCGACACTAGAGCTCGTTAATGGCCATGGCCGCCGAGCTGTCGCCGTACTTGCTGCTCCTTCCACTCCTCGCCTTGCCTCTCGTCGTCCTCGCGCTGTCCCGCCGCGGGAGGGACGATGCCCGGCGGCGGCTGAGGCTCCCCCCGGGGCCGTGGGCGCTGCCGGTCATCGGCCACCTGCACCACCTAGCCGGCGCGCCACCGCACCGCGCCCTGCGGGACCTCGCGCGGCGCAGCGGCCCGCTCATGATGCTCCGCTTCGGCGCACTCCCCGTCGTGGTCGCCTCGTCGCCGGACGCCGCGCGCGAGATCATGAAGACCCACGACGTCAGCTTCGCATCGCGGCCCATCGGGCCGATACTGCGGCGCGTGCTCCAGGGCGCCGACGGCGTCGTCTGGGCGCCCTACGGCGACGGGTGGCGGCAGCTGCGCAAGGTATGCACCCTCGAGCTTCTCAGCTCCCGCCGCGTCACCTCCTTCCGCGCCGTGCGCGAGGACGAGCTCGCCCGCCTCCTCCGCTTCTTCGCGTCCGCCGCAGCGGCGGGGGCGCCGGTGAACCTGACCGAGCGGATATCGGCCTTCGTCGCGGACTCCGCGGTGCGCACAATCGTCGGCAGCCGGAGCGAGCACCGCGACGCGTTCTTGCGGCTCTTCGAGGAGGCGCTCAAGATTATCCCAGGGTTCAGCCTGCCGGACCTCTTCCCGTCGTCACGCCTCGCGATGCTCGTCAGCCGCGTGCCCCGCATGCTCGATCGCCGTCGCCGTGAAATATACGCCATCGTCGACGCCATCATCCAGGAGCACCAGGAGAAGAGAGCCGCCGGCGTGGACGAAGACGAGAACTTGCTTGACGTGCTCTTGAGGCTCCAGAAGGACATGGACTCGCAGTACCCTCTTACAACCCTCAACATCAAAAGAATCATACTTGTAACCTCTCTTCACAATCGTCGATACCTCCAcgatatccccccccccccccacaccctCGATGTTCACTCTGTTTCTTCCACAGGACCTGTTTGTTGCTGGCAGCGAGACTTCGGCGACGACGCTGAAGTGGGCAATGGCTGAGCTGATGCGGAACCCGACGGTGATGCGGAAGGTGCAAGACGAGGTCCGGGCAGCATTCGCCGGCCACGACAAGGTGACCGAGGACGGCCTAGCCAACCTAAACTACCTGCAGCTGGTTATCAAGGAGACGCTCCGGTTGCACCCGCCGGggccgctgctgctgccgcggGAGTGCCGTAGCCCGTGTAAGGTGCTCGAGTACGACGTGCCGCAAGGCACCATGGTGCTTGTGAATGCGTGGGCGATAGGCAGGGACCCGGCGCACTGGGACACGCCCGAGGATTTCGTGCCGGAGAGGTTTCAGCAGAGTGGAAGGGACTTCAAGGGGACAGACTTCGAGTTCATCCCTTTCggcgctgggaggaggatgtGCCCTGGCATGGCTTTTGGTCTGGCGCACATTGAGCTCGCGCTCGCGGCGCTGCTGTTCCATTTCGATTGGAAGCTACCGGAAGGGATGAGCGCCGAGGAGATGGACATGGCGGAGGCAGTTGGGATCGCGTCACCCCCAAGGTCCGACCTAGTGTTGTTTGCTACCCCTCGGGTGCCGGTGCCAATGGATTGAATACACATTCCCACACCCGCTTTATGGTTTTTTCGCTTGCTCTAAAATAGGTGTTGTTTTAGGTTGTACGTagttaattattttaaattttaactgtaaactattttttatatattgtgTTTGGATATTTGAATAGGGTATGGATAGATTTGTCTCGATaagtattttcataataatatacttttagttatattttatcaatatattataacaaaataataattaaagttGTATTTTAGGACCGTGCCTATATCAAAAGACATTTATTTCGGAATCGAGGAGTATATGCATAACTAGAAGAAGTATCTGTGCAACAGTGGATACTATGTATTCAATTCATGTACTGAACCATACCTAATCACAATACTTTCTGGCCATATCCACTTTCGTGTGTTAAAATTGTCCGGACAGTTTCATACAGCTCTGCCGATAAGCCATTTAACCATTCTGCCCTGTGCCCTCAAAAAGCTCAACTTGATAGATCATAGGTTCTGAATTGCCTGAGAACCCAATGGGTCCTGGGAAAGCTTCTGAACCTAGCGAGAAAATGCTATTGGCTGTGTCTATCTCTTCTACTTGATAGTCATTCATTCTTTAATTCCTCTTACATACCTATGATTATTTCCACCTGACGCAAGTGAGCAGCCTTGATAAACCGTGTGTGCAATCGAACTTAGCGCCTGGGGGTGCTCGTCTTGGACTTGGAGCACGGCGTACGCGAAGGGGAGAACATAACATGGAATGCAAATGGAATGGGTTCCCTGGCTGCAATACCTGACATTCAACCATGGCAATGGAAAATTGATTGAGGTTGGTGCGTTTCCTTCGCTGATCCTGCGAACTCATCCTGAACTTTGATGAGATGGCTCTTTCCTCGCAGGGACTATTGCATGTGAAATCATTTCAAGAATTGCAACTGTTGTTTTCAACGGAATTTTCTAAAAATGTGTCCTcgccaaaaacaaaaaaaatcaagaaattaaGGGAAGTGGGGTACGATATCCGTACGAAACAGACATTTCGGTTCCATTGCAGATTACAGAATATAAACGAGTGTCATCGCCATATGCTGAAAGCAATGCATACAACAGAACATCAAAATTTCTGGTAAAACAATTTCATAGGAATGGTAATAACAGACAAAGTATACAGTACGACAACACAGCAGGCATGTGACAACGGGATCCTAGCTCTGCCAGGTGTCACGTTGATCTCAAAATTTAGAAATCCTTCTGAATTTTCTTTTCAAACTTGCAGCATAAGAGCCTTACAAATACATAACTAAAACTTGAACACAGTCAACCGTACGTACAGACCTTTGATTTCGTACAAGGAACATGCGTACGAATTGTTATACATTTTAACGCCCAAGGCTATGCTGTGCTGCATTTCGCATGCAAAATTCATTCCTTTCAAAGCCATCAAATGATCGACCCCTTGAACATATCAGTCGTTGCTATGACAGTCTAAACACGAATCCAGAAAATGCCTCATTCTGCCACACTCTTTAACTCAGAAAATTGCCCTTGGATGAAAGGAGACGCAAAGCCTTATTAGCATTCTTCAAAACTGCATTGGATCTTGGCACCTTGTTTTTCCTTTGCTCCAAGAAATCAAGGGCATTCTTCACATGTTGTGTCGACCAAACATCTTTCAACAGAATTGTCTTGGGCCTGATAAAGACATTAGCGACCGCTGGCATAAGTATCATTTCAGAAAATTCATATTAGATAACAGGAACATGAAACATACCCAGaagttttggatatcttcttccttttttgaACCTTCTGCTTCACATTTTCTTCCTCAGAGTCTGACGAGAAGGTATGCCTGAGGAGGCCAATGAAGACAAAGTAACCAATGAAGTCCAGCTAGTCAgaaacaaggatttgaatagCTCACAGTGTAAGGGAAGTGCACATACTTCTCACGTGCTGCAAGCATTTCAATTACACTATTGGGGAGCATGCCAGGCATAGTATATGTCTCCTCATTCCCCTCATTCTGTTTGGTATCTTCATCTTTTACTTCCTGTGGCGCCGGCTTATCTGGTTTAGAGGATGTTCTTCGTTGAGCCCACCGTTTCCTCCGCTCCTTTCCCTCCCGTGTTGCTCTGCAAGAACACATAACATTATTATCTCAGAGAGGCTCAAATTAAAAGAAATAGTGATAGCACCCTGGTGATCACAAGAGCCCAACATGATTCAGGTAGCTATTCCCATGGGtgttccagaaaaaaaaaaaggaagaatgtAAAGGCTAACCATAAATCataacaactatatcatcagATAGCTGCAGAATACACCATGTGCTATGTGCAGAACCGCATAGacattaaaaacaaataaatcacaTATAAAAGCTCTACATTTAGGCACAAACATTATAAATCAATCTGTACAAGGAGACCATTTTTCGAGATTAATCAAGCACTGAGAATAATATATTTCTAACTATAGTCATTTGGTTACGGGCCTAACAAAATCTATACTGGCAATTGCATATTTTTAAACAGGAGAACAATAGGGTAGTTAAAGCAGGGCATAAGGTATCTAGCATAGTTCACGAAGACGAGTGGAACTAATCTCCATAGCAAGTATCAAGTAGCCAGGGGCGGACCTAGCATGGGCTTAGCCCAATTCATTAAGGGATAGCACCCCGTCAGGCCCGTGTAGCACCCCTTCCCCCAAAGCAGCAAACTAGCAAAGCCCAGTTCCTTGCCTCCCTCAGTCCTTGGACCTGCAAGAAAGCGAGTGCAAGCGGCGAACGCCCCTGCCGGTGGCGGCCCCTTCCCTGCCTGATTCAGTCCGGCACTTCGGTCTCCAACCGCCCTGCTCCTGGTGCCCCTGCAGCCTACGCCCTTCCCAGTCCCGATTTGGTGATTCCCGACGCTGCCAGCCTCCGGCCACCCTGCGCTGTGCACCACTGCGCCCTGCAGGTCCCCTTCGGCGGTCTGCCCAGAGCCACGAGCCTCCCCTGCTGCCCCGATGGCTGGCGCACGGCGCTGCCCCTGCAGCTGCAGCTCTGCAGGCTCCCGGCCTGGCTCCCCTGAATCCTGATCCTATCAGGCCTCTGCTCCCCAGTTCAGGACTTCAGTTGGGCATTTGGCTCTTGGCTGTTACCTGTTAGCTCCCAGCTCCCCTACACTACACTACATCCACTCAGGTTGATTCACTCAATAACTCATGACCCATTCACATAATTCTTTGTTCAGCAATTCAGCATCTTGTGAAAGTGTGAATGATATGTTTCAATTTCGAATCGAACTATGGAATTAGTGTTACTGAGTTAGGAAGGAATTAAATTGTGTTTGGTCAATTGCAAGTTAGCAACATTGCGTGTCTGTGTTTATGAATGCTCTTATGCTCTAATCTATACATGACGTTATGTTTTGTATTTTTAAATTTAccatttatatttttgtcaatTGTCATGCAATTCTTATTTATACATGCTATTTTACAGCATTGAAAACTGGTTAAAATTTTAGTGCTTATAAATTAGCAATCCCTTGGTTGAAATCCTGGGTCTGCCACTGCAAGTAGCAACCACTCGCAttgagtcttttttttttttcaggaacAAGAACAAATTAAAGTAGCGCATCGGGCAGCAGTGTGTCCATTCC
This genomic interval carries:
- the LOC133922518 gene encoding desmethyl-deoxy-podophyllotoxin synthase-like, giving the protein MAMAAELSPYLLLLPLLALPLVVLALSRRGRDDARRRLRLPPGPWALPVIGHLHHLAGAPPHRALRDLARRSGPLMMLRFGALPVVVASSPDAAREIMKTHDVSFASRPIGPILRRVLQGADGVVWAPYGDGWRQLRKVCTLELLSSRRVTSFRAVREDELARLLRFFASAAAAGAPVNLTERISAFVADSAVRTIVGSRSEHRDAFLRLFEEALKIIPGFSLPDLFPSSRLAMLVSRVPRMLDRRRREIYAIVDAIIQEHQEKRAAGVDEDENLLDVLLRLQKDMDSQYPLTTLNIKRIILDLFVAGSETSATTLKWAMAELMRNPTVMRKVQDEVRAAFAGHDKVTEDGLANLNYLQLVIKETLRLHPPGPLLLPRECRSPCKVLEYDVPQGTMVLVNAWAIGRDPAHWDTPEDFVPERFQQSGRDFKGTDFEFIPFGAGRRMCPGMAFGLAHIELALAALLFHFDWKLPEGMSAEEMDMAEAVGIASPPRSDLVLFATPRVPVPMD
- the LOC133922519 gene encoding uncharacterized protein LOC133922519; this translates as MDSGSDSDGAPEELTAVQGVEKHEQITEVEKDSVIRATREGKERRKRWAQRRTSSKPDKPAPQEVKDEDTKQNEGNEETYTMPGMLPNSVIEMLAAREKHTFSSDSEEENVKQKVQKRKKISKTSGPKTILLKDVWSTQHVKNALDFLEQRKNKVPRSNAVLKNANKALRLLSSKGNFLS